One genomic window of Coffea eugenioides isolate CCC68of chromosome 1, Ceug_1.0, whole genome shotgun sequence includes the following:
- the LOC113766118 gene encoding serine/threonine-protein kinase 19 isoform X1 — MEATTSKASTGRKRQREQESSPETEAADQFVSLEDNLIFSDTLVALRMMRSQFPRIEKVSIQPFILRSQLYSCVKDRTQVDRELESLKRECIIRVFKLNTGQDDHAVMFVDDYQSQIERAVKRLQTKRQDDLTVFDWFKTHVIPSKLDPSIGHQELFSLLSLVGKVKEEHISLLINAGLLTRQLIDPNMYWFAIPNIGSVLKGLSQGRKELLSFLNRRKYKEMMLALLEKKRLHHSLLDMRFHLRDLIGSGHLKTIQTPSGLVVRIAKD, encoded by the exons ATGGAAGCAACGACGTCGAAGGCATCGACCGGCAGAAAACGTCAACGAGAGCAGGAATCTTCGCCGGAGACTGAAGCAGCCGACCAATTTGTATCACTAG AGGACAATCTAATTTTTAGCGACACCTTGGTAGCTCTTCGGATGATGCGTTCTCAGTTCCCTCGAATCGAAAAG GTTTCAATTCAGCCTTTCATTTTAAGGTCACAATTATACAGCTGCGTCAAGGACAGGACACAAGTGGATAGGGAATTAGAG TCTCTGAAAAGGGAATGCATTATACGTGTTTTTAAATTAAATACTGGACAAGACGATCATGCTGTAATGTTTGTGGATGACTACCAAAGTCAG ATTGAGCGTGCTGTCAAACGACTTCAGACCAAGAGGCAAGATGATCTGACTGTTTTTGATTGGTTTAAAACACACGTCATTCCTTCCAAGCTGGATCCTAGTATTGGACATCAAGAACTT TTTTCACTTCTCTCATTGGTGGGAAAGGTAAAAGAGGAACACATCTCTCTTCTGATTAATGCTGGCCTTCTT ACTCGGCAACTTATTGATCccaacatgtactggtttgcaATTCCAAATATTGGTTCGGTACTTAAGGGCCTGTCTCAG GGAAGAAAAGAGCTTCTCTCTTTTCTGAACCGCAGGAAGTATAAGGAGATGATGTTGGCTCTTTTGGAGAAGAAACGCCTGCATCATTCTCTACTGGATATGAGATTTCATCTTAGAGATCTAATTGGTTCAGGTCACCTCAAAACCATTCAGACACCCAGTGGTTTGGTTGTTCGAATTGCTAAGGATTAA
- the LOC113766118 gene encoding uncharacterized protein LOC113766118 isoform X2: protein MEATTSKASTGRKRQREQESSPETEAADQFVSLEDNLIFSDTLVALRMMRSQFPRIEKVSIQPFILRSQLYSCVKDRTQVDRELESLKRECIIRVFKLNTGQDDHAVMFVDDYQSQIERAVKRLQTKRQDDLTVFDWFKTHVIPSKLDPSIGHQELFSLLSLVGKVKEEHISLLINAGLLTRQLIDPNMYWFAIPNIGSVLKGLSQKRASLFSEPQEV, encoded by the exons ATGGAAGCAACGACGTCGAAGGCATCGACCGGCAGAAAACGTCAACGAGAGCAGGAATCTTCGCCGGAGACTGAAGCAGCCGACCAATTTGTATCACTAG AGGACAATCTAATTTTTAGCGACACCTTGGTAGCTCTTCGGATGATGCGTTCTCAGTTCCCTCGAATCGAAAAG GTTTCAATTCAGCCTTTCATTTTAAGGTCACAATTATACAGCTGCGTCAAGGACAGGACACAAGTGGATAGGGAATTAGAG TCTCTGAAAAGGGAATGCATTATACGTGTTTTTAAATTAAATACTGGACAAGACGATCATGCTGTAATGTTTGTGGATGACTACCAAAGTCAG ATTGAGCGTGCTGTCAAACGACTTCAGACCAAGAGGCAAGATGATCTGACTGTTTTTGATTGGTTTAAAACACACGTCATTCCTTCCAAGCTGGATCCTAGTATTGGACATCAAGAACTT TTTTCACTTCTCTCATTGGTGGGAAAGGTAAAAGAGGAACACATCTCTCTTCTGATTAATGCTGGCCTTCTT ACTCGGCAACTTATTGATCccaacatgtactggtttgcaATTCCAAATATTGGTTCGGTACTTAAGGGCCTGTCTCAG AAAAGAGCTTCTCTCTTTTCTGAACCGCAGGAAGTATAA
- the LOC113766118 gene encoding uncharacterized protein LOC113766118 isoform X3 yields MEATTSKASTGRKRQREQESSPETEAADQFVSLEDNLIFSDTLVALRMMRSQFPRIEKVSIQPFILRSQLYSCVKDRTQVDRELESLKRECIIRVFKLNTGQDDHAVMFVDDYQSQIERAVKRLQTKRQDDLTVFDWFKTHVIPSKLDPSIGHQELFSLLSLVGKVKEEHISLLINAGLLTRQLIDPNMYWFAIPNIGSVLKGLSQI; encoded by the exons ATGGAAGCAACGACGTCGAAGGCATCGACCGGCAGAAAACGTCAACGAGAGCAGGAATCTTCGCCGGAGACTGAAGCAGCCGACCAATTTGTATCACTAG AGGACAATCTAATTTTTAGCGACACCTTGGTAGCTCTTCGGATGATGCGTTCTCAGTTCCCTCGAATCGAAAAG GTTTCAATTCAGCCTTTCATTTTAAGGTCACAATTATACAGCTGCGTCAAGGACAGGACACAAGTGGATAGGGAATTAGAG TCTCTGAAAAGGGAATGCATTATACGTGTTTTTAAATTAAATACTGGACAAGACGATCATGCTGTAATGTTTGTGGATGACTACCAAAGTCAG ATTGAGCGTGCTGTCAAACGACTTCAGACCAAGAGGCAAGATGATCTGACTGTTTTTGATTGGTTTAAAACACACGTCATTCCTTCCAAGCTGGATCCTAGTATTGGACATCAAGAACTT TTTTCACTTCTCTCATTGGTGGGAAAGGTAAAAGAGGAACACATCTCTCTTCTGATTAATGCTGGCCTTCTT ACTCGGCAACTTATTGATCccaacatgtactggtttgcaATTCCAAATATTGGTTCGGTACTTAAGGGCCTGTCTCAG ATTTAG